catttattattagtatggttgaatatttattaagtatattttttataggtAACTTTTCAATTTAACCAAAtgataggtaaaaaaaaaaaatatgacttaTGCTATACTTTGAGTTAAGAAAACggatcaaataaaataattgaccTTTactcacaataaaaaaaaaaactattttaaaaataaattttacagtatttaaaattttggagaCTCTCTATATTTCTAGAAGTTGTTATAGAGATATGAGAAATTTTGCATGGTTGTATGTTGATGACGATGACGATGAGCAGAATCATCTCACCAATCTGGAGTTAGTTAACATCCCAATCCGAATTCTAAAGTCAGGAGTTGGGTTAAGATGATAGAGACAGAAAATTATGAAAGATTAGCAACTTATATTGTGAAagattttacataataaaaatattggttGTTAGAAGTAGGGGTTGGCGTGGGGCTAACGTAGTTGTTGTTTGGTATTTGTTTTGGAGCAAAATTCAAAGTTGATATTATTCATTAAACATGTTATAGGTCTCACTTCTGTCGTTTCCATCCTACAGGAACGACTTATAATTGAGGTCATCGTCTCTGCTGAAGAAGCTGGAAACAAGGACAACTTTTAACTATGAATTCACACAAAGACACGAAttcaattcttatttttaaccaGGTTTAATCCATTTAGTTGTCTCTATTTTTGGgaagtttttctattttaatctccgtcttattcgaatccccaattaagtttttataagtgttaatttcaatcaattaagtccctgccgttaaatttaattaacaagaTTAACTTTTTTACACAGATGGGAGGATGACCTATTAATTAAGTCCCATAAGtgctaaatggtttaaacctttcaACAATTACAAAAGTTGGTGCAATCTAAGAAACTAATCTTACGAGGTTAACTAGTTTTACAACCATAAAGTGACTTGGTTGCAGATAACGTGTCGAATAAGCCGTAAACATGCAAGTGTAATGAGAAACGTTGgagaattattattaattaacagTTGCATAGCGTTGTGAGTTATGAATTGTATTAAACAGTATTGGGACctagttaaataatattaattagcaGTGACATGATATAATGTAACGGAATACACTTTTTAAGTGTCTTTGCTTCACTTCATCGTTAGATTTTCTACCATTATCGGGGAATCCTAAGTCATCTTAACTATGTACCTGTCTGTCGGGTGATTTTGAGTGGATGCAAGAATAAGTGTTGACGAATAGACAAAACTACGACACACTATAAAAAGTAGGATAACCCATTCATTTACTTTTCaaagtaaaaaagttatataaataattttataagtcTTCAAAATCATCCTAAATTTGATATGTAAAGATCTTAATAGAATATATTAATCCTCGTTAAATTGACTAGTTCGGCAACTTGAAGTTCCTACTAAAGAACTAATCCTCACGAGATGCTCTggttaaaacttttttttttttaatttctacattTCATTCATCTTCactgataaaaaattaatacatttgtaaaaaagataaaatcaaacctAACCAACAAATCATAATATTAAGTAATTcatatgtattttcttttataatatttaagatcaattgataatttagtttttatatttccaCTTTAAagttaatatcaatttaacAATAGAGATGGCATTCACTCTATTTAACTAAGagacttaattaaataaaaaattaatgattaaattatttccCAATTATAAGACCTTcatatagtttatattatatactaATGCTTTCTTAAGGTTGaacatcaataaaacaaaataagtatttttaatacaagtgctatttaatttctatataattaaatgatgaaaaagtatgccattttctttatttacaatattatatatgtatcaaatattatatatttggaatgtatagaaaataaagatttaagttatgtaaaaaaaaaaaatacttagtaatttagttcttatatttaagtttactattcattttgattattaatttttttatacaattgagtttaatatttttgtgtgattcaattgagttttaaatttattaaataaaatcaatatggTCCAATATGTTAAATTGTCCTTAGCCTTATTTAGATAGtattatgtattaaaatttagattatCATCTATTTTAGAACGTGTCAAATGTTACATTTGACTGTTTGAAAGTAGAAGGTGATTCAAAATTTGAATGGATTGATCCAATTTTTTAAgtgatatatttcaaataatctaaacttcaaatttaatgGAACGAACCATGTtaactcttttttaaataaaaaaaatagaaactcaattaagtactttttaaaataaagactcaattgagtctatttaaaaataagtactaattaaaccaaaaaattacTACAAAAACTTATTTGATTGGTTTAATACTCTTAACTTAATAACCCAAACCAAAATTGCATAATTATATCATAACATTAAATCTAGATAGGTGTTCTACTATAAGCGTTAACACCAAAGATGATATAACAACTTTTACAAAATCAATGTCAAGtaattgaatatataatatgaattttgaGGACGAAGGATATAGATTCAAATATGAGACTCAGTAGCATTCCCCTCATATTTTAAACCTTTTGACAATACACAAAAAGATCTCATAAACCTCTACTTAGAAACAACAAGGCCAAATCTTAATAATATGAATCAAAGACATAGTCAACAATTAAACAAATCATTCTAACACCAAAACATGATTAAAAGAAGATTGGACCtccaccaaaaaaaaaaacaaggttcATCATCGTTACTACATATAGATAATTGGgtatcactagtaaaaaataaggattatacagcgcacattatgccacggttcaccagaaaccgcagcataatgttgcgcggtggcagttttgtaaataaatcgaacttatatgccgcggttccccacctAACCACcgcatataccccagtcaaccatcacctttgactccacgtcagaaaaaaaatttaataacaggaGAATATGTCGTGGTTCTCTGCcaaaccgcgacatatacccctgTAACCTCCTGAcatccccatcagtcagcccctgcaataaattggcaggggaatatgtcgcggttctctgaccaaccgtgGCATATTCCTCTGCCAATTTATTGTCGGGACTAACTGAttgggaatgtcagcaggtagcatggggaataggccgcggttggttagagaaccgcggcatattccccctgctacctgctgacattcccaaAAAGGCAGTTGGGAGGCAGTTGGGGGGATTCTAAACGTTGGAGAATAGGTCgtggttggtcagagaaccacGGCATATTCCCTGatctgagtaaattttaaaattttcagagtatatgccgcggttgggcgctgaaccgcgacatataagttaaaaaaaattcaaaaatgccattatggattattttttttaaatgaataggtcgcggttaagtgtagaaccgcgacatattccccctttatgccccggttaagtgtagaaccgcggcaaattctcttctgaaggttaaaaaaataaaaatcgcgAACAATTTCGTCTTCTTCGCGAAACAGTTTCAGACCTGCGTTTTGCTTCCTTCTCCGTTAACGATGACCCTGTTCTTCCATTCTCTCATTTTGTTCGGTGCATTTGCCATTTTTTACGTTGGGGAAGATTTTTGACCGATCAGAATCGTCATTTTCTACCCTGAGATCGTGAACTGCATTTTGTCGCGCCCATTCCAGGTACTTCCTTTATGCCCTCGTCAAGTTTTTAAGCCTCTATGTTTGCTTTCGTTTCTTGatgcatatgttgttgtggCTTTGATTATTTTTGTCGAATTTGTTGTGGTTTCGGTCGTTCTTGAAGAGGCAAAGTATGTTAgcttttatttaagtttttatttttttttatcagcaattttttttttaataatatgctatgaactttttttatttcaatttttatttatgtaattatgtgtGATTGAAACCTCAAGCTTGAGgcagatgctagaccaccatctcagagtggtagcccccctcagcctccttctcccccgtctagacatgaaaaatggaagctggctcgtatgagaccatcgggcacctactcttccgACACTGCAAGGGAgatttctgaaagaattgtaagttatcactgttcctaaaataataagtattgtcattatacatactacattaaactatttaaagaataatgatgttttgtaatgttacaggacatcttggttgagcagagctcccaaggtcaattcactccagagggtcgccaggatattcttgctgctgcgattggacgacctgagcaccctggacgtgtacgtgctgcaggtcctggagtaggaattaaacattattttgggagctcttctcgtcagtcttcatatgcatacaacgAAATACAAAGAGAAATGATGACAGAAGAGATCAGAAAAAAGGTCCGAGAAGACCTTAGAGAGGAGATCAGGGCCGAGGTTAGATTAGAGATGAGGGTTGAATTCAGCGCTATGTTTCAGCAGGAGTTTCAGACCTATGGCATGCGCccggtgccatctcctgtacaggaacCTGTTAtccctcccacaggtaaacttaataaacatttatgtgcaattatttctatcttttgtataatctaacatttactatgacagggagaagcgggaaaggaagttgttccgcaCCAGCCATCCCagaggatgacatggacgatggtagtccatgtctgctatacattttagaggaTACCGAGATggtcctggtagctcgtggaacagagtttaggtcagcgactgtatgtcatggtatgcaactattagaggatgaggtgaaggtctcaNTGGATGAAATGATCATANNNGATGCCTCGGTTCCTCTGGCCACagaagagattttcactgtggaacaagcattTAAGTCGTTTATCACTTGGCCTAAATTTTTGGTTAAACCAGTTTCTGACCCctcggtatgaaattcttctttacacttctcaattttaaaggtttttcatgtcaaaacttatcttattttttcatgtaacaataGACGCAGgcacaggagaagattcctctatctgaggatgatcctcttgcttcattgcatctacttgctgacatccttgatgagaagcctttggaggttgaatatgatgctaatgtatttgggagaggctCTAAGAtcccaatataccttcatagccaagatgtccatgagcttgcgtcgggaacacaagagttgaatatttcaattattcagctatggatgatgtaagtctatgaacaattatttatatataaaattgatttatatatcaagtatccttatatcaaagttaatttttgatttcaggtatatgtctggggtcagtaacaagttggggcgttctgatgattatggattcattgatccccaatcaattcatgaatcaaatgattttgagcAGATCAACATGAatctgataagaagttttggaaggggcaagaaaatatactttttgccttatatatccgggtaagtgaactttgttaacataataaagttccatatgtgattttcatatttaatagttacgttattatgaatttcaggcgtCATTGACAACTTCTTGTTATGTCTATGCAAGAgaactatgctttgtggtttTGTTCATTGCACATGCCTCCTCCCACACAACTCAGACAagcaattgattggtaagaacctcaatgtttggactttctttgttatataaatgaatgctaaaacctttttttatatatagttctattccagcaagtatgatgatgggtgggagatcaattgctaatagtagaaagattgcttggatttctctcaaggtttgacatatgctaaagtcatactttgttatagttgttttattttaatgttattcactaactattatcaactgtgatgatatattgtagtgtaacagacaaaatgggtcatatgagtgcggatattatgtaatgtattggatgacccatattgttcgttctcacatcacaagtcgttgggaaacggtaatatttaactttaacaaattttgattttttttcccaaatgttgaattcatatacactaattaatatgaattgtcttttgcagaaattcaagactactacaccagttcctgagaagtCACTATTATTCATAAGGAACGCTGCTGCgaagtatataattagattatacaatagctcttagttattagatttaaacattgcatttgattagattgtattttattagactttgtactttatttgatgttgaaattgaatttgtgtacatgtttttatatgcaggtctgtttttgtggtagtggatatcacaaaaacaaacctgcaattttaaaaaactgcaggggaatatgccgcggttgtgaccACAACTGCGACATAAAGtgctcgtttttttttttaaaaaaaatagacatatggccgcggttagtgctagaaccgcggcatatacctaTGTCTTttgccgcggttgaaccgcAACATATACTGgaccaatttttattttttttaaaaaaatggatttaggcagcggttccttggacaaccgcggcatattccccaacttatataccgcggttttaaccgcggcctaaagtctctgattTACTACCGCGgcggaatatgccgcggttcgtaaaccgcgacgtatagtggAAAAGAACCACGGTAAAAACCCCTCGCTACACTAGTGTATGAGTAAGGTggttagtaatataaaatatataaaatcttgtAAGACcgataatttatttaatcataaaatctTGTAAGAACTTATTTAAACCTAAAGTGTTTTTGCAAGTAACCGGCTcacaaagaaaaccaaaaaaacGGATAAACTTGAAAGTACTGAGAATATGTGGATTGAGAAGACCGAgaacttaaaaaaagaaaaagctttaataataatcaaataacgCCGTTTTTCTTTTCAGATTAAAAGATTGGAGTGGAATAAGACAtaatagttaattatttattagtatttatgtttctatttgttataataaaataaacatttatttaataaaatattacgaaagaaaaaaaataatgtctttAAACACAAATCATCTCCACTTAAATTTACTTTCATCCTTCTTAATCAAAACAACatcactaataaaaaaaattgattctcTCAAATTGGGAGTTTTGATTAACTCAATTTAATAATGAGCATTAGTATCGAGATCATTAACTcactaatattaaaaacatcACTAATATAACCAATATCCCTTTGCTTAATAAGACCTGGACTGCATGACTCCTGAAGGGCCCGATATCAAGGTTCAGATACCCATATAAACTTTGTTCCACAccaaataacatattataatctAATCATTCCTATTTATGGATTCCAAGAAGGCTTTTCAACATTATAGATATTTAACACAAGATATTATGTGCATACTTTTTCAAACCTTTTTACAATGACACATGCTTTGgaaaataattactaatattACGTGTAAATCACATACTGCAATTGTCAATTAATTAACAATTCCACTTGCTCATAAAACAATGCATCTTATGATCCAAACGTCATTTTGAATGTTTAAGCGTAACGTTAAGGCCACGAACACGtattacttaaataataaattcgctatatattttttatacactgTTAATTATTACCTTAAACATATCAAGAAAATCATTAAACATATTCatggttattttttaattattttgaaaaaaaggtaGTAGTGCTTTAAAAAATGATCGAAAATTGGTAAATAGAAAGATGGTAactaaatatgaattaaattgagTAAAATGTTGTATTGAAGTGAGTGTGTAGCTAATAAGATTAAAGAGGAGAGGAGGTGGACCAAAGGCAGCGGAGATATAGTCAAAGATGTCATGGTTGAAGTTTTGTGATGGATGGGTTTTTGAAGGATGACGATGAATAATACGTCAAATCAAAACGTGGCACATGTgagttgttttatattttttgccCCAAATTGATTGCGAGAGGGAAATAGAAATGGAAGATGACATTGATAAATGGTAAGTAAGGAAAGCAAAAAGGGATTGGTGACACTGCACATGTTAAGTTTCAAACCATCCATACTGAAagagcttcttcttcttcttccctgaCATGATCACAACCTCCATTCACTTTCAGTCAAAaaccttttaattaaaatattcaaccaCTCTCTTCTCATCATTGCTTTTACGTTCaaaccaaacaaataattaattaatggcTTTAAACTCCATCTAATTAATTATGTTGAAGCATGTTtggatttattattatatttttctgttgAAAGTTGAAACCAACGTCATGGCATGTGATGTTTGGGGGCACAGAAGAAGCACATAGTATGTGAAAACCACCAACATATACAAAACCTATCTTCAAAACTATTGGGATCTTTTCCCTCATTCAGAAACACATCACACGCCTCCAGATTCCTTCCCCATTCTTCCACGCTTTCTGTGACAGCTAACCCAAACCAACACCTTTCCTTTTCTCATTCTACTTTCTTCCCTACCATCTCTATCAACACCCCCTACTTAGTACACACTGCATTATTAATTTTCCTAATTATGAATATCACCTCACCTCTATTTTTATAAATGCATCTCTCCttcaaacacatacacacacactgTCTGTCACACCTTCTTTCAATAAACATCCATGCATTtctctaaaattaataaaatacacaCATTTCCAAACACTAAACCGCTTCGGTTTACACTTTTGGTGtacctaaaattaatttcacccacatttcaattcaaatcaataatttcaaattaatttcattaattacgGTTTTACTCACCTTTAACAACCATTAAAGTTTAACTGTGCCAACAATAATTAAAGGATTTGACTCTGGGGAAAAAATGCAGCTAAAGTAAACGAGAAGAAGCTAGACAGTACTTTGAATTACATCCCAGAACCGTAGCTCATTACTACCACGGATAAAAGTATAACCGCGttaaaagtcaaccaaaatgtcATTTTGAATTGGAAGAAATAAATCAAACGAAGGAGAAACAGTGGAGATTGGGGGAAAACGGCATAATTTATACATACAATTAAAGCAGGATTATTCCCTTCTCTCATTAAGCATTACAAATTCTGAACGGATCTCTCTAACCGGCATGAATGGCAATAATAAAACAGAAATTATATAAGAATCTTACAGAAAATCCGAAAAGGGGCAATAATaaatagaagaaagagaagCGATTCAAGAAGCAGCggtagaagaagaaggagaaggaccTGAGGCTCTGGGAGAGGTGGTGGGGAAGAGAGGGAGCAGGCGAGGTTCGGCGTCTCTGGGAGTAGAAGCGGGAGAAGGGTGCAAGAAGAAACCCTTCTCCTTAATGGCTTTATCTTCGGCCTCGGAGTCCAGGGAAGGGGGCGCGTTGGATCGGTCGAACGGGTCGGGTATGAGGGGTGTGACGGGGCTCAGGACGAGTGCGGGGAAGTCGAGGATGCTGGGGGAGAGCATGTCGGGTTTGCGAGGCGAGAAAAACGAGGTGAGGGGGTTGATGTTGAGGTTGTTCTTGAGGGAGTTCGTCCTCCGCTCGTACAGCTTGAACTGCTGCTGCTTCTTGTTCGGAACGGATTTCATGGGCGGGATGCTGTGGGTCGGGTTGGCCGCGGGTTTCGAGGAAGCTTGTTTCGCTGTCTCCGAGGAGCCTGTCAGCATTTGGACTACTTGCTTGAAGGAGGACGTGTCCGCTTGGACGAACGTTGTCGGGTACGGGCTTCCGGGTTCGGATCTAGCGACGGCTTTGGGAGATTGCAGTCCCTGCCATGGTTTGTGATTGTCTTGGTGTCTCGGGGATATGGAATGATTGGAATCCATGGCtgaaatgagagaaaaacaaaaggaagacgaaaaagaaatagatgagTGAGTAGACAAAAGTGAAGACTAGATGAgacttttttaactttgttttatttcgtttaagaaaaaatatgaaatgtgtCGTAGAGACCTTAGATTCTTGAACTTCGGTCCCTACGCGCTATCTACTGCTTGTGTGCTACACTGCACTGACAGTGATTACTCATAATACATTGTCTGCACTTTGTACTCTACTAAATATGTGACATGCAATATTATTGGaaactctttcttttccttcacaATAATTAATACATGTGTGTATTCATTTGCATATTATCATCTccttttcttctaaatttcaattcaccaaactaaactattttattttatattcattaagactattattaaattcatttactcatcaaaatttatatttcctAAACTTCTTTCCTTCTATCCTATACTTTTATTGAAGCTCCTGTTCAAACTTCagtttataagtattttttaaaatgataatgttAAGTTGATCCAAATTCATTAAACATTgacatattttattacatttgacTACAAATGAACATTTAATAGTAGAAAGACTTTTATGgtaaattatacatttatattaaattatgtttaatgttATATCTACGTTAAGACAAATTTTCAGAGTTAATTTGTCTGGTTATAGCACAATTTATTGTAGGAACTGCAActgaaactatttttttatcatatatcaaCTATATTTGAtaagttgaaattgaatttacttaatttaaaaacaaattaactgCCTTTGTATTTTacttcaatttaataaaatttaaataaaagtattcatGTCGATCTGTGTCTCTGTTTTTggtaaagaaaatatttatgaagCATGTATCATTAGTtgtctttttacttttatatatttattattaaaatacaccATTCATTGTTTGGTATAAAGAGGACAgtgaaaagaaaggaaataaatgGAGGAAAAAATATGTCCtctctcatttttctttgtATTCTTCTCGgatatattaagtttttttatactttaatggaatcgaataaataatataaatttctttacttttctgaTCTTTTTCATACCAAACACTGACATGAATCCTCTACATCCAATGTTTCTTCGGGTTGTTATCTTACAATgcccttttaaaataaattttagatgttaatatatgtttttaatttaatttataacttttaaatgagttatatttttcattgttgAGAATTTTTTTCTGAAGATAATGGAAAAAGGCCAAAGATTTAGAATATATCAAACCTTCTTATGTTacaaattgtattttaatgatTGACTcgaagaaagaaggaaaaataaatgtatacaGTCAAGTTAGATTTGctaaagaaatttataataatttattacttcTTATGGTACGACTAATTAGTTAATAGAATTATGGTTTTGGAATTCATGAAAATCCAATTTTTCCagttaaaatgttaataatactttcccaaaataacaaattttagaacgaattcacaatttttcttttctttttttcttttattttcaacaacAATGACCGTTGGTGCCCAAAAGAAACGTTTCTTGAatatcaaaatatcactttgatatttttatattattatacttaaaataatatatttatatttgaattgcTTTCAATTAAAATGGTTTATTTTCTCATTAGTGACTATAAAATCCAACATGAAAAAgcaacttaaaaataaataattaatgcactttttctttaatgtttgAAAGAGATAACTAAAAATACACTCGATAAATTACGTTAAGAATTTCGTGAAATGATATAAATTTTCTCATAGAAATACACAGTTACAAATATCttttcaacaataaaattaattagtatattaTAAGGAATGTGAGTGTACTGTAAAAGTTAACTTAGTAGTAAACAAACAATTGTATACAActagtactttttttttaagaacatcgatttttgtttttattataattaaaattaaattaagaagttaaatataaatattatattttaaattatatttcgtctgaaaaattatataagtcaGTTAATAcgaattaaaaatacaataataaatatagaaatatatcattaacattttaaattattttgaaatatatatatatttatatatgtacaATGGACTCACGtgttagaaaattatttttatataattatattttctttttagttttataattctAATATTAAGATGCTCGAAAATTATCACTTAAAaacttgatttttaattaaaatgtgataaaGCCTAAACCTTAAAAATCTACAAcctaacttgaaaaaaaaaagattgtgaaaaatTACTATACACTGTTTAAAGTCATAGAGAGAACTGCTAGCTAATAGTTGCTGATGAAAAATCatcatttaattttctaatttcacCATGTTATTTGTACTCGAAAATTAAgcaatgtaataaaaaaataaggaaaaataagtaatgcaataaaaaacgaaggaaaaacaattatttattagacAAAAAGGACAAAATACTGTATAGTCATAAACTTTAGTATGTCAAATTTACATATCAGcgtcaaaacaattttcttttaagaaagataattatttgatatacctacaatttttacatttgaaaatatttttctttatttatttttctttttcttttgaaaaatataaaaaattatagttattttaattttgcagtttgtatcaaatgaatgtaaaaatataatattatatataactcttttttattattattaaaggaaaaaagaaaaacaacaaaccacatcataaaaagaaaaaattaggactTAATCTATGTAATAAGCTTAAGCAACAAATGATGGAAGTACTTAGCCTTCGACGGTCATGAACATTGAACTcgtattcatatatataataatttatattatacgtCACTCATTAAACTCGTATTCATAAATCTAATTATTGATAATGATAAGAGAggttttttaatattcaatgg
Above is a genomic segment from Vigna radiata var. radiata cultivar VC1973A chromosome 10, Vradiata_ver6, whole genome shotgun sequence containing:
- the LOC106775260 gene encoding VQ motif-containing protein 4, whose translation is MDSNHSISPRHQDNHKPWQGLQSPKAVARSEPGSPYPTTFVQADTSSFKQVVQMLTGSSETAKQASSKPAANPTHSIPPMKSVPNKKQQQFKLYERRTNSLKNNLNINPLTSFFSPRKPDMLSPSILDFPALVLSPVTPLIPDPFDRSNAPPSLDSEAEDKAIKEKGFFLHPSPASTPRDAEPRLLPLFPTTSPRASGPSPSSSTAAS